Proteins encoded together in one Mycobacterium noviomagense window:
- a CDS encoding zinc-dependent metalloprotease gives MSNVEVMADLPFGFSAGEDPDRDKGKNDPESGSGSSDPFGFGGNFDMADLGQIFTRLGQMFSGAGSVMTTGQAAGPVNYDVARQLAKSSIGFVAPIPAATNSAVGDAVHLAETWLDGVTAIPAGTTKAVAWSPNDWVDNTLDTWKRLCDPMAQQISTVWAAALPEEAKNMAGPLLSIMSQMGGMAFGSQLGQALGRLSREVLTSTDIGLPLGPKGVAALLPEAIEAFADGLERPRSEILTFLAAREAAHHRLFSHVPWLASQLLGAVEAYAKGMNIDMAGIEELARDFNPASLTDPSAVEQLLNQGVFEPKTTPEQVQALERLETLLALIDGWVQAVVSAALDDRIPGAAAISETLRRRRATGGPAEQTFATLVGLELRPRKLREAAALWERLTQAAGIDARDKVWQHPDLLPASEDLDEPAAFIDRVIGGDTSGIDDMLAEFERGIDEGHDGPDGPVDN, from the coding sequence ATGAGTAACGTTGAGGTCATGGCTGACCTGCCGTTCGGCTTCTCCGCCGGAGAAGACCCGGACCGCGACAAGGGGAAGAATGACCCCGAATCCGGCTCCGGCTCGTCTGACCCATTCGGTTTCGGCGGGAACTTCGACATGGCCGACCTGGGCCAGATCTTCACTCGCCTGGGCCAGATGTTCAGCGGTGCCGGCAGCGTGATGACGACCGGCCAGGCGGCCGGCCCGGTGAACTACGACGTGGCCCGCCAGCTCGCGAAAAGCTCGATCGGTTTCGTGGCGCCGATCCCGGCTGCCACGAACTCGGCCGTCGGCGATGCGGTGCATCTGGCCGAGACGTGGCTGGACGGGGTGACCGCCATCCCGGCGGGCACCACCAAGGCCGTCGCCTGGTCGCCCAACGACTGGGTGGACAACACGCTCGACACGTGGAAGCGGCTATGCGATCCGATGGCCCAGCAGATCTCCACGGTATGGGCGGCGGCGCTGCCCGAGGAAGCCAAGAATATGGCTGGTCCGCTGCTATCGATCATGTCTCAGATGGGCGGCATGGCGTTCGGCTCGCAGCTGGGCCAGGCGCTGGGCCGGTTGTCGCGCGAAGTGCTGACCTCCACCGATATCGGCCTGCCGCTGGGACCGAAGGGGGTCGCGGCGCTCCTGCCCGAGGCTATCGAGGCGTTCGCTGACGGCCTCGAGCGGCCGCGCAGCGAGATCCTCACGTTTCTGGCGGCGCGTGAGGCCGCGCACCACCGGTTGTTCAGCCATGTGCCGTGGCTGGCCAGTCAGTTGCTCGGCGCGGTCGAGGCCTACGCCAAGGGCATGAACATCGACATGGCGGGGATCGAGGAGTTGGCCCGCGACTTCAACCCGGCCTCGCTGACCGATCCGTCGGCTGTCGAGCAGCTACTCAACCAAGGAGTCTTCGAGCCCAAGACCACACCGGAGCAGGTGCAGGCGCTTGAGCGGTTGGAGACTCTGCTGGCGTTGATCGACGGCTGGGTGCAGGCGGTGGTGAGCGCGGCGCTGGACGACCGGATTCCCGGTGCCGCCGCGATCAGCGAGACGCTGCGCCGGCGTCGCGCCACTGGCGGGCCCGCCGAACAGACCTTTGCGACGCTGGTCGGCCTGGAGCTGCGGCCGCGCAAGCTGCGCGAGGCTGCCGCGCTGTGGGAGCGTCTGACGCAGGCCGCCGGTATAGACGCGCGCGACAAGGTATGGCAGCACCCCGATCTGCTGCCGGCATCGGAGGATCTCGACGAGCCGGCCGCCTTCATCGACCGGGTCATCGGCGGCGACACCAGCGGTATCGACGACATGCTCGCCGAATTCGAGCGCGGCATCGACGAGGGCCACGACGGCCCGGACGGCCCTGTGGACAACTGA
- a CDS encoding YlbL family protein: MNRRILTLIVALVPIVVFGVLLAVVTVPYVSLGPGPTFDTLGEVDGKQVVDIEGTQTHPTSGHLNMTTVSQRDGLTLGEALTLWLSGREQLVPRDLVYPPGKSREEVDKANNADFKESEDSAEYAALGYLKYPQAVTVAAVTDPGPSVGKLKAGDAIDAVNGTPVTSVDQFTSMLKNTKPGQLVLIDYRRKNEPAGVARITLGSKPGRGYGFLGVAVLDAPWAPFVIDFNLANVGGPSAGLMFSLAVIDKLTTGDLVDSKFVAGTGTITADGKVGPIGGIVHKMVAAREAGASVFLVPAKNCYEANADNLPGLQLVKVDTLGQAVDALHTLATGGQPPSC, from the coding sequence GTGAACAGGCGGATTCTGACGCTGATTGTGGCGCTGGTGCCGATCGTGGTGTTCGGTGTGCTCCTCGCGGTCGTGACGGTGCCCTACGTGTCACTGGGTCCCGGTCCGACCTTCGACACCCTCGGGGAAGTGGACGGCAAACAGGTGGTCGACATCGAGGGCACCCAAACGCACCCGACGTCGGGTCACTTGAACATGACGACGGTGTCCCAGCGCGACGGGCTGACCTTAGGGGAAGCGCTGACGCTGTGGTTGTCGGGACGCGAGCAACTGGTGCCGCGCGATCTCGTCTACCCACCTGGCAAGTCACGCGAAGAAGTCGACAAGGCGAACAACGCCGACTTCAAGGAATCCGAGGACAGCGCCGAGTACGCCGCACTGGGTTACCTGAAGTACCCGCAGGCCGTCACTGTTGCCGCGGTCACCGATCCCGGCCCGTCGGTGGGCAAACTCAAGGCCGGCGACGCGATCGACGCGGTCAACGGCACACCGGTGACCAGCGTGGACCAGTTCACGTCGATGCTGAAGAACACCAAACCCGGTCAGCTCGTGCTGATCGACTACCGCCGCAAGAATGAGCCTGCAGGCGTTGCGCGGATAACGTTGGGCTCCAAGCCAGGTCGCGGGTACGGCTTTTTAGGTGTCGCGGTGCTGGACGCGCCGTGGGCACCGTTTGTTATCGACTTCAACCTCGCGAACGTCGGCGGCCCTTCGGCGGGGCTGATGTTCAGCCTGGCCGTTATCGACAAGCTGACGACCGGAGACCTGGTCGACTCGAAGTTCGTCGCGGGCACCGGCACGATCACTGCCGACGGCAAGGTGGGCCCGATCGGCGGAATCGTGCACAAGATGGTGGCCGCGCGCGAGGCCGGGGCGAGCGTCTTTCTGGTGCCGGCGAAGAACTGCTACGAGGCCAATGCCGACAACCTCCCCGGCCTGCAACTGGTGAAGGTCGACACTCTGGGTCAGGCAGTGGACGCGCTGCACACCCTGGCCACGGGCGGCCAACCGCCGAGCTGCTAG
- a CDS encoding UPF0182 family protein, with product MAMRPAARMPKLTRRSRTLIAIALVVIVLLLIGPRLIDGYVDWLWFGELGYRSVFTTVLVTRLVVFLVAGLLVGGIVFGGLALAYRTRPVFVPSDGNDPVARYRAVVMTRLRVLAIGIPAVIGLLAGIIAQTYWVRIQLFLHGGDFGIRDPQFGKDLGFYAFELPFYRLVLSYLFVAVFLAFVANLVAHYVFGGIRLAGRTGALSRSARIQLMSLVGALVLLKALAYWLDRYELLSHTRGGKPFTGAGYTDINAVLPAKLIMVAIALICAAAVFSAIALRDLRIPAIGLALLLLSSLIVGAGWPLIVEQISVKPNAAQKESEYISRSITATRQAYGLTDDVVSYRNYSGDSQATAQQVAADRATTSNIRLLDPTIVSPAFTQFQQGKNFYYFPDQLSIDRYVDRDGNLRDYVVAARELNPDRLIDNQRDWINRHTVYTHGNGFIASPANTVRGIANDPNQNGGYPEFLVNVVGANGTVLSDGPARLDQPRTYFGPVISNTAADYAIVGKNGKDREYDYETNTETKNYTYTGTGGVPIGSWLSRSVFAAKFAERNFLFSNVIGSNSRILFNRDPAQRVEAVAPWLTADSSVYPAIVNKRLVWIVDGYTTLDNYPYSELTSLSSATADSNEVAFNRLAPDKQVSYIRNSVKATVDAYDGTVTLYAQDEKDPVLKAWMKVFPGTVKPKSEITPDLAEHLRYPEDLFKVQRMLLAKYHVNDPVTFFSTSDFWDVPLDPNPTASSYQPPYYIVAKNLAKGDNSASYQLTSAMNRFKRDYLAAYISASSDPATYGKITVLTIPGQVNGPKLANNAITTDTAVSQDLGVIGRDNQNRIRWGNLLTLPVAQGGLLYVEPVYASPGASDAASSYPRLIRVAMMYNDKVGYGPTVSDALTGIFGPGAGATATEIAPADAGAPPSPAGGSRAPADSLPTAPPPPAAAAVPPSPNGASTLSAAKAAALKEIQSAIGAARDAQKKGDFAAYGAALQRLDDAITKFNNTK from the coding sequence GTGGCGATGCGGCCCGCCGCGAGGATGCCAAAGCTGACCCGGCGCAGCCGGACACTCATCGCGATCGCACTTGTTGTCATCGTCTTGCTGCTGATTGGGCCGCGACTCATCGACGGGTACGTGGATTGGTTGTGGTTCGGCGAACTCGGGTACCGCTCGGTGTTCACCACCGTGCTGGTCACCCGGCTGGTGGTGTTTCTGGTCGCCGGACTATTGGTCGGCGGGATAGTGTTCGGCGGTCTGGCGCTCGCGTACCGCACCCGGCCGGTGTTTGTACCCAGCGACGGCAACGACCCGGTGGCTCGGTATCGCGCTGTGGTGATGACGCGGCTGCGGGTGCTCGCCATCGGCATCCCTGCGGTGATCGGCTTGTTGGCCGGGATCATCGCGCAGACCTACTGGGTGCGGATTCAGCTGTTCCTGCACGGCGGTGACTTCGGGATCAGAGATCCGCAGTTCGGCAAGGATCTCGGCTTCTATGCGTTCGAGCTGCCGTTCTACCGTCTGGTGCTCAGCTATTTGTTCGTCGCCGTTTTCCTCGCGTTTGTGGCGAACCTGGTGGCGCACTACGTGTTCGGCGGGATCCGGCTCGCCGGGCGTACTGGCGCGCTGAGCCGCTCGGCCCGGATCCAGCTGATGAGCCTAGTCGGGGCGCTGGTGCTGCTCAAGGCGCTGGCCTACTGGCTGGACCGCTACGAGCTGCTTTCCCATACCCGCGGCGGCAAGCCGTTCACCGGCGCGGGCTATACCGACATCAACGCGGTGCTACCGGCAAAGCTGATCATGGTGGCGATCGCACTGATATGCGCGGCCGCCGTGTTCTCGGCGATCGCGCTGCGGGACTTGCGGATCCCGGCGATCGGGCTGGCGCTCTTGCTGCTGTCCTCCCTGATCGTCGGCGCGGGCTGGCCGCTGATTGTCGAGCAGATCAGCGTCAAACCCAATGCCGCGCAAAAGGAAAGCGAATACATCAGCCGAAGTATCACCGCGACGCGGCAGGCCTACGGGCTGACCGATGACGTCGTCAGCTACCGCAACTACAGCGGCGACTCTCAGGCCACCGCCCAGCAGGTCGCGGCCGACCGGGCCACCACCTCCAACATCCGGTTGCTCGACCCAACGATCGTCAGCCCCGCGTTCACCCAGTTCCAGCAGGGCAAGAACTTCTACTACTTCCCCGACCAGCTGTCCATTGACCGCTATGTCGACCGCGACGGCAACCTGCGCGACTACGTCGTCGCTGCCCGCGAACTCAACCCGGACCGACTGATCGACAACCAGCGGGACTGGATCAACCGGCACACCGTCTACACGCACGGCAACGGGTTCATCGCGTCACCGGCCAACACGGTCCGCGGTATTGCCAATGATCCCAACCAAAACGGCGGCTACCCAGAGTTTCTCGTCAATGTCGTCGGTGCCAACGGCACCGTGCTCTCCGACGGCCCGGCTCGGCTGGACCAGCCGCGCACCTACTTCGGACCGGTGATCTCCAACACCGCAGCCGACTACGCGATCGTCGGCAAGAACGGCAAAGACCGAGAATACGACTACGAGACCAACACCGAAACCAAGAACTACACCTATACCGGCACCGGCGGAGTGCCGATCGGAAGCTGGTTGTCGCGCAGCGTGTTCGCGGCCAAGTTCGCCGAACGTAATTTCCTGTTCTCCAACGTGATCGGCTCCAACAGCAGGATCTTGTTCAACCGTGATCCCGCGCAGCGGGTAGAAGCGGTGGCGCCGTGGCTGACCGCCGACAGCAGCGTGTATCCGGCGATCGTCAACAAGCGGCTGGTGTGGATCGTCGATGGCTACACCACGCTGGACAACTACCCGTACTCGGAATTGACCTCGCTGTCCTCGGCGACCGCCGACTCCAACGAGGTGGCGTTCAACCGGCTTGCTCCCGACAAACAGGTCTCCTACATCCGCAACTCGGTGAAGGCCACCGTCGACGCCTACGACGGCACCGTCACGCTCTACGCGCAGGACGAGAAGGACCCGGTGCTCAAAGCGTGGATGAAGGTGTTCCCCGGCACCGTCAAACCCAAGAGCGAGATCACTCCAGACCTCGCCGAGCACCTGCGCTATCCCGAGGATCTGTTCAAGGTTCAGCGGATGCTGCTGGCGAAATACCACGTCAACGACCCGGTGACGTTCTTCTCCACGTCGGACTTCTGGGACGTGCCGCTGGACCCGAACCCGACCGCGAGCAGCTACCAGCCGCCCTACTACATCGTCGCGAAAAACCTTGCCAAAGGCGACAATTCGGCGTCGTATCAGCTGACCAGCGCGATGAACCGGTTCAAACGCGACTACTTGGCCGCCTACATCAGTGCCAGCTCTGATCCGGCGACCTACGGCAAGATCACCGTGCTGACCATCCCGGGACAAGTCAACGGACCCAAACTGGCTAATAACGCGATCACCACCGACACCGCGGTGTCGCAGGACCTCGGCGTGATCGGACGTGACAACCAAAACCGCATCCGCTGGGGCAATCTGCTCACCTTGCCGGTGGCCCAGGGCGGGCTGCTGTACGTCGAGCCGGTCTACGCCTCTCCGGGCGCCAGCGATGCCGCCTCGTCGTATCCGCGGCTGATCCGAGTCGCGATGATGTACAACGACAAGGTCGGCTACGGGCCTACGGTCAGCGACGCACTCACCGGGATATTCGGCCCGGGCGCAGGCGCCACCGCGACCGAAATCGCACCGGCCGACGCCGGTGCGCCGCCCAGCCCGGCAGGGGGATCCCGGGCGCCCGCCGATTCCCTTCCGACGGCCCCGCCACCACCGGCCGCGGCGGCCGTGCCCCCGTCACCCAACGGGGCCAGCACCTTATCGGCGGCCAAGGCGGCCGCGCTCAAAGAGATCCAGTCGGCGATCGGCGCGGCGCGCGACGCGCAGAAGAAGGGCGACTTCGCCGCCTACGGCGCCGCACTGCAGCGGCTCGACGACGCCATCACCAAGTTCAACAACACCAAGTAG
- a CDS encoding LCP family protein translates to MTHRADAQGDAKARSRASGTQHRRYRSHSVVVGARVLAALTSTVVIVVTGIAWSAYRTASAGITTSDALAGAPESTGSEQNILIMGLDSRRDQRGQPLPPDIYDALHAGDEDTGENDTDALILLHLPAGDAPATAISIPRDDYVDLAGCSGSDCRGKVKEAYRLAYEAVMDGSANAHSGAPGAHRQDPAMKEQAAREAGRKAEISTVRRLLQVPIDHFIEVTLVGFFQIAKVVEPITVCVNQDTSDRYYSGADFHRGRQQISAAQAMAFVRQRRDSDNAAFTDLDRTRRQQAFIASLVSALRRSGVVSNPVRLHRLFEVAKQNVAVDAGFDLEEFLRNASSHPSRPVALYTLPVTDFTETSDGEDVNVIDVSAVRTIVHNLVGNDSPPAGASTSDSTSALPSAGGVKLDVVNASGKEGQAADLEKSLATGLFTAGSVSTAPSTKQKSSIAYGPGAKSAAADLADELNITATASDTVAPDTVQLTVGTDFSSSDYPNNTSTSPTTTSAEPVSTVPATGSGTREPTPNNLTRMTADDIPCVK, encoded by the coding sequence ATGACACATCGGGCGGACGCCCAAGGCGATGCAAAAGCTCGTTCACGGGCGTCCGGGACGCAGCATCGTCGGTACCGCAGCCACTCCGTCGTGGTCGGTGCCAGGGTGCTCGCTGCGCTGACGTCGACTGTGGTGATCGTCGTGACGGGTATCGCGTGGAGCGCCTATCGCACCGCATCAGCTGGCATCACCACGTCCGACGCACTGGCCGGTGCACCGGAATCGACGGGGAGCGAGCAAAACATCCTGATCATGGGGCTGGATAGCCGACGAGACCAGCGAGGCCAACCCTTGCCGCCAGACATCTACGACGCGCTGCATGCAGGCGATGAAGATACCGGCGAGAACGACACCGATGCGCTGATCCTGTTGCATTTGCCGGCCGGAGACGCTCCGGCGACGGCGATCTCCATCCCGCGCGACGACTATGTCGACCTGGCTGGCTGCTCAGGGTCGGACTGCCGGGGCAAGGTCAAGGAGGCCTACCGGCTGGCCTACGAGGCCGTCATGGATGGCTCGGCCAACGCACACTCCGGCGCCCCCGGCGCGCACAGGCAAGATCCCGCGATGAAAGAACAAGCCGCGCGTGAGGCGGGCCGCAAAGCCGAGATCAGCACGGTCAGGCGTCTACTGCAGGTCCCGATCGACCACTTCATCGAGGTCACCCTGGTGGGGTTCTTTCAGATCGCCAAGGTGGTCGAACCCATCACGGTGTGCGTGAACCAGGACACCTCGGATCGTTACTACTCCGGAGCGGACTTTCATCGGGGCCGCCAGCAGATCAGTGCGGCGCAGGCGATGGCGTTCGTGCGGCAACGCCGCGACTCCGACAATGCGGCGTTCACCGACCTTGATCGGACGCGCCGCCAGCAGGCCTTCATCGCCTCGCTGGTAAGCGCGCTGCGCCGCAGCGGGGTGGTGTCCAACCCCGTGCGGCTGCACAGACTCTTCGAAGTCGCGAAGCAAAACGTGGCCGTCGACGCGGGCTTCGACCTTGAGGAATTCCTGCGCAACGCGTCGTCGCACCCAAGTCGACCGGTCGCGCTGTACACGCTTCCCGTCACGGATTTCACGGAAACCTCCGACGGTGAAGACGTCAATGTCATCGACGTTTCTGCTGTTCGCACCATCGTGCACAACCTGGTGGGCAACGATTCGCCACCGGCGGGCGCCTCGACAAGTGACAGCACGTCCGCGCTGCCCTCGGCGGGTGGCGTCAAGCTCGACGTCGTCAACGCCTCCGGAAAAGAAGGACAGGCTGCGGACCTGGAAAAGTCATTAGCCACAGGGCTTTTCACGGCCGGGTCGGTCAGCACCGCCCCGTCCACCAAGCAGAAAAGCTCGATCGCCTACGGGCCCGGCGCGAAGTCGGCCGCCGCCGACCTCGCGGACGAGTTGAACATCACGGCTACCGCCTCCGACACCGTCGCCCCCGACACCGTGCAACTGACCGTGGGAACGGATTTCAGCAGCTCTGACTACCCGAACAACACATCCACATCGCCGACCACAACCTCCGCAGAGCCTGTCAGCACGGTGCCCGCCACCGGCAGCGGCACACGAGAACCGACGCCTAACAACCTGACACGGATGACCGCCGATGACATTCCCTGCGTGAAGTGA
- a CDS encoding glycosyltransferase family 9 protein yields the protein MPVPTVAVGAIEQRWPDVRRIAVLRGGGLGDLLMAVPAMEALGAAYPDAELVLLCAPPHTALLTTRPSPVSRALPLPQVPGIYDPANDGGYPPEQDRFWDWMRRHPIDLGVQLHGGGASSNPFVKSLRPKWTVGARADDAEPLTRWIPYRLYQHEVLRWLEVAGLAGAPPVTLEPSIAVTDADRQRAEQVMPSSSGPVVAVHAGARDARRRWPAKHFATVVSQCVNDGARVVIVGTPHEQELMREIAERARATVPCADADAVVTLSDLDLSALCGVLARCDVLVGNDSGVRHLAKAVGTATVGIFWLPNVFHYAPLGRSRDRVLMSWTSRCTVCDRDCVSAAPCSHDSSFVSDISPDAVMKELRDLLV from the coding sequence GTGCCGGTGCCGACGGTGGCGGTGGGGGCCATCGAACAGCGCTGGCCTGATGTTCGGCGGATCGCTGTCCTGCGCGGCGGCGGGCTGGGCGATCTGCTGATGGCCGTGCCCGCGATGGAGGCGCTGGGGGCTGCCTATCCCGACGCCGAGCTGGTGCTGCTGTGTGCGCCGCCGCATACCGCACTGCTGACCACCCGGCCGTCGCCGGTGAGCCGGGCGCTGCCCCTGCCGCAGGTCCCTGGCATCTACGACCCCGCCAACGACGGCGGCTACCCGCCGGAGCAGGACAGGTTCTGGGACTGGATGCGACGCCACCCGATCGACTTGGGTGTCCAACTACACGGCGGCGGCGCATCGTCGAATCCTTTTGTCAAAAGCCTGCGCCCGAAATGGACGGTCGGAGCGCGTGCTGACGACGCCGAGCCACTCACCCGATGGATTCCGTACCGGCTCTATCAGCACGAGGTATTGCGCTGGCTGGAAGTCGCCGGGCTGGCCGGGGCGCCACCTGTCACGCTGGAACCGTCGATCGCGGTTACCGACGCCGACCGGCAGCGCGCCGAACAGGTCATGCCGTCGTCTTCCGGTCCGGTGGTGGCCGTTCACGCAGGCGCTCGTGATGCTCGACGCCGTTGGCCGGCAAAGCATTTCGCGACGGTAGTGAGCCAATGCGTGAACGACGGCGCCCGAGTGGTCATCGTCGGCACACCGCACGAGCAGGAGCTGATGCGCGAGATCGCCGAGCGAGCGCGCGCAACGGTGCCTTGCGCGGACGCCGATGCGGTTGTCACGCTGAGCGACCTGGACCTTTCGGCGCTGTGCGGAGTATTGGCCCGCTGCGACGTGCTGGTGGGCAACGACAGCGGAGTTCGTCACTTGGCCAAGGCTGTCGGCACAGCAACAGTGGGAATCTTCTGGCTGCCCAACGTCTTTCATTACGCGCCGTTGGGACGCTCGCGAGATCGGGTGTTGATGTCGTGGACCAGCCGCTGCACCGTGTGCGACCGAGACTGTGTGTCTGCTGCCCCGTGCAGTCACGATTCTTCGTTCGTGTCCGACATTTCACCCGATGCGGTGATGAAGGAGCTGCGCGACTTGTTGGTTTAG
- the rfaE2 gene encoding D-glycero-beta-D-manno-heptose 1-phosphate adenylyltransferase, which translates to MRHPRNSPISPPHVVVLGDSVLDVWLSGTCRRLSREGPAPVVDVEQSRVRPGAAANTAANLAALGAQTEIVTLIGDDDVGVSLWRELHRHGVGTEHAVTAAGRTTPSKSRVVAANRVLLRFDQGDPPLAAAGEALANGLTAALEAADALVICDYRSDVAHSQVFAAIDAIRDRLPLLVVDGHRLGAWRSVRPDVATPSAAESMALLPDAKADGQSRADFVVAHRGQLADATGAGTVVVTLDSEGVVLLDGDRPPYRTSARRAPEENCAGAGDTFAAAMTLGLLQGMSAEHATDYGQRAADIVTTQPGTSVCTKAELDERMVAESGAPISSDELARRVLRHRSAGDRIVFTNGCFDVLHRGHVAYLKQARQAGDVLIVAINSDESVRRLKGWMRPINNEIDRAAVLGELSCVDYVTVFDDATPASLIQRLRPDIYVKGGDYTAEMLPEAPVVRAYGGEVRTLGYVANHSTTETIARIRASADC; encoded by the coding sequence ATGCGGCACCCACGCAATTCACCGATCTCGCCGCCGCACGTGGTGGTCCTTGGGGACAGCGTGCTCGACGTGTGGCTGTCCGGGACGTGTCGGCGACTGTCCCGCGAAGGACCGGCCCCAGTCGTGGACGTCGAACAATCCCGTGTCCGTCCGGGCGCGGCAGCCAACACCGCGGCCAACCTGGCCGCGCTGGGCGCCCAGACCGAGATCGTGACGCTCATCGGCGATGACGATGTGGGCGTCTCATTGTGGCGCGAACTGCACCGCCACGGTGTCGGCACGGAGCATGCGGTGACCGCGGCCGGGCGCACGACGCCAAGCAAAAGCCGCGTCGTCGCCGCCAATCGCGTGCTGCTGCGCTTCGACCAAGGCGATCCGCCGTTGGCAGCGGCTGGGGAAGCCTTGGCCAATGGGCTCACTGCCGCGCTGGAGGCCGCGGACGCGCTGGTGATCTGCGACTATCGCAGCGACGTCGCGCATTCCCAGGTTTTCGCCGCAATCGATGCGATCCGCGACCGCCTGCCGCTGCTGGTCGTCGACGGCCACCGGCTGGGCGCGTGGCGGTCGGTGCGGCCCGATGTGGCGACGCCGAGCGCCGCGGAGTCGATGGCCCTGTTGCCCGACGCGAAAGCGGACGGTCAGTCGCGGGCCGACTTCGTCGTCGCGCACCGTGGCCAGCTGGCGGACGCGACCGGGGCGGGCACAGTCGTCGTCACCCTCGACAGCGAGGGCGTCGTGTTGCTCGACGGCGATCGCCCCCCGTACCGCACCTCCGCCCGACGTGCGCCGGAAGAGAACTGCGCCGGCGCGGGCGACACTTTCGCCGCGGCCATGACGCTCGGCCTGCTGCAAGGGATGTCGGCGGAGCACGCCACCGACTACGGCCAGCGCGCCGCCGACATCGTCACCACGCAACCGGGCACGTCGGTGTGTACCAAAGCCGAGCTCGACGAACGGATGGTCGCCGAAAGCGGTGCGCCTATTTCGTCGGATGAGTTGGCGCGCAGGGTCCTTCGCCACCGGAGTGCAGGGGACCGAATTGTGTTTACCAATGGCTGCTTTGACGTGCTGCACCGCGGCCACGTCGCCTATCTCAAGCAAGCCAGGCAGGCCGGCGACGTGCTGATCGTGGCAATCAACAGCGACGAGAGCGTGCGCCGACTCAAGGGCTGGATGCGACCGATCAACAACGAGATCGACCGGGCGGCGGTGCTCGGCGAGTTGAGTTGTGTGGACTACGTGACGGTGTTCGACGACGCCACACCGGCGTCGCTGATCCAGCGGCTGCGGCCCGACATCTACGTCAAGGGCGGCGACTACACCGCCGAAATGCTGCCTGAGGCACCAGTAGTGCGCGCCTACGGCGGCGAGGTTCGCACATTGGGTTACGTCGCCAATCATTCGACCACCGAGACGATTGCGCGGATCCGGGCGTCGGCCGACTGCTAA